In one window of Streptomyces sp. FXJ1.172 DNA:
- a CDS encoding DUF885 domain-containing protein, which produces MSETKSPLPRQVADAYVDDLIALDPVTGTYLGVQESSSRLPDYSPAGQEALARLARTTLARLDEAERQPGADSDAERRCGRLLRERLTAELAVYEADEHLRAIGNMSTPGHSVRDIFTVTPQTTDEDWAAIAERLRAVPGALAGYRASLQLGLERKLFAAPRPTATFIGQLTEWTDTDGSGRGWYEDFAAAGPEALREELAEAARAATGALVELRDWLRDEYAPVIEGSSNVVGRERYARWSRYFNGTDLDLDEAYAYGWSEFHRLLGEMKQEAEKILPGAKSPWAALAHLDEHGRSIEGVEEVREWLQGLMDQAIEDLDGTHFELAERVRKVESRIAPPGGAAAPYYTAPSEDFSRPGRTWLPTMGQTRFPVYDLVSTWYHEGVPGHHLQLAQWAHVAENLSRYQATIGGVSANAEGWALYAERLMDELGYLKGPEERLGYLDAQMMRAVRVIVDIGMHLELPIPADSPFHPGERWTPELAQEFFGSHSSRPADFVESEVTRYLTIPGQAIGYKLGERAWLLGREKARERHGDAFDLKAWHMAALSQGSLGLDDLVDELSQL; this is translated from the coding sequence ATGTCTGAGACCAAGAGCCCGCTGCCCCGGCAGGTCGCCGACGCGTATGTGGACGACCTCATCGCCCTCGACCCGGTCACCGGCACCTATCTCGGTGTGCAGGAGAGTTCGAGCCGGCTGCCCGACTACTCGCCCGCGGGCCAGGAGGCCCTCGCCCGGCTGGCACGGACCACCCTCGCCAGGCTCGACGAGGCGGAGCGGCAGCCCGGCGCGGACAGTGACGCCGAGCGCCGCTGCGGGCGGCTGCTGCGCGAGCGGCTGACCGCCGAGCTGGCCGTGTACGAGGCGGACGAACACCTGCGCGCGATCGGCAACATGAGCACGCCCGGCCACTCGGTGCGGGACATCTTCACCGTCACCCCGCAGACCACGGACGAGGACTGGGCGGCGATCGCCGAGCGGCTGCGCGCGGTGCCCGGCGCGCTCGCGGGCTACCGGGCCTCGCTCCAACTCGGCCTGGAGCGCAAGCTGTTCGCGGCGCCGCGGCCGACCGCCACCTTCATCGGCCAGCTCACCGAGTGGACGGACACCGACGGCTCGGGCCGCGGCTGGTACGAGGACTTCGCCGCCGCCGGACCCGAGGCGCTGCGCGAGGAGCTGGCCGAGGCGGCCCGCGCCGCGACCGGCGCGCTGGTGGAACTCCGGGACTGGCTGCGGGACGAGTACGCCCCGGTGATCGAGGGCTCCTCGAACGTGGTGGGCCGCGAGCGGTACGCGCGCTGGTCCCGCTACTTCAACGGCACCGACCTGGACCTGGACGAGGCGTACGCGTACGGCTGGTCCGAGTTCCACCGGCTGCTCGGCGAGATGAAGCAGGAGGCGGAGAAGATCCTGCCCGGCGCGAAGTCGCCGTGGGCCGCGCTCGCGCACCTCGACGAGCACGGCCGGAGCATCGAGGGCGTGGAGGAGGTCCGCGAGTGGCTCCAGGGCCTGATGGACCAGGCCATCGAGGACCTGGACGGCACGCACTTCGAACTCGCCGAGCGGGTGCGCAAGGTGGAGTCGCGCATCGCGCCGCCCGGCGGCGCCGCGGCCCCGTACTACACGGCCCCGTCGGAGGACTTCTCGCGGCCCGGCCGCACCTGGCTGCCGACCATGGGCCAGACCCGGTTCCCGGTCTACGACCTCGTCTCGACCTGGTACCACGAGGGCGTGCCCGGACATCACCTCCAGCTCGCCCAGTGGGCGCACGTGGCGGAGAACCTCTCCCGCTACCAGGCCACGATCGGCGGGGTCAGCGCCAACGCCGAGGGCTGGGCGCTGTACGCGGAGCGGCTGATGGACGAGCTGGGCTATCTGAAGGGCCCCGAGGAGCGGCTCGGCTACCTGGACGCGCAGATGATGCGTGCGGTCCGGGTGATCGTGGACATCGGCATGCACCTGGAACTGCCGATCCCGGCGGACTCGCCGTTCCACCCCGGTGAGCGCTGGACGCCGGAGCTGGCGCAGGAGTTCTTCGGCTCGCACAGCAGCCGGCCGGCGGACTTCGTGGAGAGCGAGGTGACCCGGTACCTGACGATTCCGGGCCAGGCCATCGGCTACAAGCTCGGTGAGCGGGCCTGGCTGCTGGGCCGCGAGAAGGCACGTGAGCGGCATGGCGACGCCTTCGACCTGAAGGCCTGGCACATGGCGGCGCTCTCGCAGGGTTCCCTGGGCCTGGACGACCTGGTGGACGAGCTGTCGCAGCTCTGA
- a CDS encoding Lrp/AsnC family transcriptional regulator produces MAESVVLDPVDLQLLRLLQNDARITYRDLAQQVGVAPSTCLDRVTRLRRSGVILGHQLRLDPAKLGRGLQALLSVQVRPHRRELVGPFVERIRALPEARTVFHLTGPDDYLVHVTVADMADLQRLVLDEFTARREVARVETRLIFQQWECGPLLPPGHAQS; encoded by the coding sequence ATGGCCGAATCTGTCGTACTGGATCCGGTGGATCTCCAGCTGCTGCGGCTGTTGCAGAACGACGCCCGGATCACCTACCGCGACCTCGCCCAACAGGTGGGGGTCGCGCCGTCGACCTGTCTTGACCGGGTGACCCGGCTGCGCCGCTCGGGCGTGATCCTCGGGCATCAGCTGCGGCTGGATCCGGCCAAGCTGGGGCGCGGGCTCCAGGCGCTGCTCTCGGTGCAGGTACGGCCGCACCGGCGGGAGCTGGTCGGGCCGTTCGTGGAGCGGATCAGGGCGCTGCCGGAGGCGCGGACGGTGTTCCATCTGACCGGGCCGGACGACTATCTGGTCCATGTGACCGTCGCGGACATGGCCGATCTGCAGCGCCTGGTGCTGGACGAGTTCACCGCGCGGCGCGAGGTGGCGCGGGTGGAGACCCGGTTGATCTTCCAGCAGTGGGAGTGCGGGCCCCTGCTGCCTCCCGGCCACGCCCAGAGCTGA